The sequence ACAATATACATCCCGCATCAGCACGTTCTCTTTTTCCAATTTTTCTATCCTCTTTATCATTCCATGTCCCCCCCTTGTGCTTTTAAAGTCGCTAATCCTTTTTCCAATTCCTGAATGCATTCCAATCCCTGTTCTTTACTAATACTTACATGATGATTAAATAATAGATCCTCTGCAAAACCAATTCCTTTTCCCTTTATGGTATCCAATACAATCATAGAAGGCTTTTCTTTTTGTCCTTTTGCATTTTCTATTGCTTGATCAATTGCTTGTATATCATGACCATCTATCCTCTGGGTATACCATCCAAACTCCTTAAATTTTTTATCTAAATCTCCTAAATCACATATATCTTTTGTCCAACCATCTAATTGTTTTTTATTATAGTCTACAAAAGCAATAAGATTATTTAACTTATGGTGACTGGCAAATAATGCTCCCTCCCATACTTGCCCTTCATCACATTCTCCATCTCCTAAAATCAAATAGGTATAACTATCTCTTCCATCCAATTTATTTCCTAATGCTACTCCTATTGCTGTACTCATGCCCTGTCCTAAAGATCCTGTTGTCATATCAATCCCTATAGTTTTATTTCTATCGCAATGGCTAGGAAGATTTGTTCCTGGCTGATTTAACGTTTTTAGTTCCTCTTTATCAAAAAATCCTTTTAAGGCAAGAGTCGCATATAGGCTAGGGCCAGAGTGCCCTTTAGATAATACTAGCCAGTCTCTATCTTCCCATCTAGGATTTTTCGGATCTACTTTCATACTCTCTCCATACAATACAGATAATAATTCAACCATGCTCATAGCACCACCCAAATGACCAGCACCAAAATGAGTCAGAGTTTTCATCGTTTCAATTCGAATCTCGGTGGCAAAGATTTCTAGTTCTTTTATTTTTTTCTTAGAAAGCATATTTTTATCACCTATTTCTTTTTTATTTTCCATGATTTTCCATAGCTTCTATCAATGGAAGTTTTACCCCTGATAAGTACCTTACCATTGCTCCCCCAGCAGTGCATATATAATCGATATCTTTTAAATTTATATATTTTCCTATCGCTGTTACTGTATCTCCACCTCCGATTAAACTATAACCTTTCGACTGCGCAAGAGCCTGAGCAATTTCCTTGGTTCCGTACTCAAACAAAGCATTTTCATATACTCCTGCAGGTCCATTCATAAAAATAGTTCCGGCATTCGCTATAACATTTTTATATTTTTCTACTGTTTTTCGACCTATATCCATAGTAGATACATCAATTGGTAATTTCTGAATTGCTATTTCCTCTCTTTTTCCATTATTTTCATAGGCAAGATCTATGGGATAAAGAATTTTATTAGAATATTTTTCTAAATATTCTTTTGCTGGCTGAATAAATGCATCTAGAGATCTATCTTTTAAAAACTTCATATTTCCCTTTCCTATGTCATACCCTGCCGCTACAAGCATTACATTTCCTGTTACTCCACCTGCTAATATTTTATCTGCACTTCCATTTTCTAATACTTGTTTCATCATCCCAAAAGCATCAGATATTTTTGCTCCGCCTAATATAAAAACACAAGGTCTTTGAGGATTTTGCATCACTCTATTCAAAGCTTCTACTTCTTTGAAAAATAAATCTCCTGCTGCACTAGGAAGTAATTCTTGAAATGCTACCATAGAAGGAGCATTTCTATGAGCAGCAGCAAAAGCTTCATTAATATAAAAATCAAATAAAGGAGCTAAATTCCTTACAAGATAAGTATTTAACATTTCTTTAGGAGTAAGCTTTACTACGTTTTCAAAGGTAGATACCTCTTCAGTAAGATATCTAAGATTTCCTAATAATATTACTTCTCCTGCCTTTAAACTCTTTACTTTTTCTTTTGCAGCAGGTCCACATACATCGTCAATATACTCTACTTTTATTTTTAGTTTTTCACTTAATTTTTGCGCATGTTCTTCTAAACTAATTAAATTTTGATAATCCAGAGTATCTCCTTGATGAGCAATAATTGCTACTTTAGCTTTATGATCTAAAAGATATTTCAAAGTGGGTAAACTTTTCTCTATTCGATTTTCATTCACTATTTTTTTTGTTTTTGGATCAATGGGAGAATTAATATCCAATCTTAATAAAACCCTTTTATTTTCATAAATAAACTCTTTAAAATTTCTTATCTTCATCTTATTTCATCCCCAAATACTGATTTGTCATTTTTGTTCCTTCTTCTCTAGTCAATTGCATCTTCATAGCCGCTCTAATCGCATCCATATTTTCTGGAATAACCACAGATTCTTGAGGTATATTAATAGCAAACATAATATCTTTACCTGATTTTACGATGGATTCTTCCCATATTGCTATTTCATACATATCTCCTCTTTTATTTCCTAGATCTCTTGCATATCTGAATAAAGACGCATTTCCTAAAAATCCATCCGCCAACCTTACCACTCGAATTCTAGGATGACTTTCAAATAATTTTAATAATTCTTCCTTAGAAATATCTTTTTTTGGAGTTGCTACTACAGTAATAATATGACCATGCGTTACTGGTGTATGAACTAATATCCCTGTAGCATCTACTTCTGGTATAATCGTCATCAAATCTACCGCTTGATGACTTGGTGCCTTATCCACTTGTAATGCATTGGTAAGTCCTCTATGGTAATCTCCTGGATCAGCTACTCTTCGAATAATTGTAATTGCTACCTTCTCAACCCCAACTTCTCTATGAATACAATCTACTGCTCTGATTAATCCAGTGGTATTACAAGAAGTTAATTTTAAATAATCAGCTCCTACCCCCTTTTCATAATTTGCATATCCATGGAAAAATACATCTGCTACTTCATTTTTTTCTCCTCCTTGGAATATCGCTTTTACGCCATATTTTTTATATAATTCCTTATTTTTAGCACCTATTCCAGCACTAGTAGCATCTA comes from Garciella nitratireducens DSM 15102 and encodes:
- a CDS encoding type II glyceraldehyde-3-phosphate dehydrogenase; protein product: MNKIKVGVVGYGVIGQRLADGVAKQEDMELIGVADVAPTLSIRALKEQGMPYDLYCSIDDTTALEQAGIPITGKLEDMLQKVDIVLDATSAGIGAKNKELYKKYGVKAIFQGGEKNEVADVFFHGYANYEKGVGADYLKLTSCNTTGLIRAVDCIHREVGVEKVAITIIRRVADPGDYHRGLTNALQVDKAPSHQAVDLMTIIPEVDATGILVHTPVTHGHIITVVATPKKDISKEELLKLFESHPRIRVVRLADGFLGNASLFRYARDLGNKRGDMYEIAIWEESIVKSGKDIMFAINIPQESVVIPENMDAIRAAMKMQLTREEGTKMTNQYLGMK
- a CDS encoding transketolase; the protein is MENKKEIGDKNMLSKKKIKELEIFATEIRIETMKTLTHFGAGHLGGAMSMVELLSVLYGESMKVDPKNPRWEDRDWLVLSKGHSGPSLYATLALKGFFDKEELKTLNQPGTNLPSHCDRNKTIGIDMTTGSLGQGMSTAIGVALGNKLDGRDSYTYLILGDGECDEGQVWEGALFASHHKLNNLIAFVDYNKKQLDGWTKDICDLGDLDKKFKEFGWYTQRIDGHDIQAIDQAIENAKGQKEKPSMIVLDTIKGKGIGFAEDLLFNHHVSISKEQGLECIQELEKGLATLKAQGGDME
- a CDS encoding phosphoglycerate kinase, with the protein product MKIRNFKEFIYENKRVLLRLDINSPIDPKTKKIVNENRIEKSLPTLKYLLDHKAKVAIIAHQGDTLDYQNLISLEEHAQKLSEKLKIKVEYIDDVCGPAAKEKVKSLKAGEVILLGNLRYLTEEVSTFENVVKLTPKEMLNTYLVRNLAPLFDFYINEAFAAAHRNAPSMVAFQELLPSAAGDLFFKEVEALNRVMQNPQRPCVFILGGAKISDAFGMMKQVLENGSADKILAGGVTGNVMLVAAGYDIGKGNMKFLKDRSLDAFIQPAKEYLEKYSNKILYPIDLAYENNGKREEIAIQKLPIDVSTMDIGRKTVEKYKNVIANAGTIFMNGPAGVYENALFEYGTKEIAQALAQSKGYSLIGGGDTVTAIGKYINLKDIDYICTAGGAMVRYLSGVKLPLIEAMENHGK